The following DNA comes from Riemerella anatipestifer ATCC 11845 = DSM 15868.
TCCACAAACATTGGTATATTAGGAAACTGATTTTTAAAATCTAATGCGATATGCCAGTTAGGTATGTTACGATATTGCGTTTTCTGATAAGTAGAAAACCCTCTATGGATTGCTCCTAAATTTTTAACATCTTGTGCCAAAAGCCTCTCTAAAGCACCCACCCACAAAGCTAAATCTGGATTAACAGGGTTCTTAACCAACACAGGTTTATCTGTCCCCTTTAGAGCCACCGCAATTTCTTGTACCGTAAAAGGATTTACCGTAGAACGAGCTCCTACCCAAAGAATATCTACATCTGCCTCCAAAGCCGCATATACATGGTGAGCATTAGCCACTTCGGTAGCGGTTTTAAAGCCAAATTCTTCTTTAACTTTTTTAAGCCAGCTAAGCCCTATTACCCCTACTCCTTCAAATGAGCCTGGTTTAGTTCTTGGCTTCCAAATACCTGCACGGAAAACATCTATCTTTGTATTAGCTTCTTTAATTCCTCTTGCTGTTTCTAGCATCTGCTCCTCACTTTCTGCACTGCAAGGTCCTGCTATCACCATTGGCTGCGGATAGTTTTGC
Coding sequences within:
- a CDS encoding chorismate mutase, which translates into the protein MNLRDLKNDWLQNYPQPMVIAGPCSAESEEQMLETARGIKEANTKIDVFRAGIWKPRTKPGSFEGVGVIGLSWLKKVKEEFGFKTATEVANAHHVYAALEADVDILWVGARSTVNPFTVQEIAVALKGTDKPVLVKNPVNPDLALWVGALERLLAQDVKNLGAIHRGFSTYQKTQYRNIPNWHIALDFKNQFPNIPMFVDPSHICGNREGLFDITQEALNVGYEGAMIETHCTPDKAWSDASQQITPSVLDEMISRLKVRTSDISGYEDDMGKHRALISDIDFQLMELLSNRMRISEKIGTLKKENNIAIFQPERWKEITEYARKKADETGMSQDFIEKIFKAIHEESIEVQNKVMIGSK